A part of Rhipicephalus microplus isolate Deutch F79 chromosome 8, USDA_Rmic, whole genome shotgun sequence genomic DNA contains:
- the LOC142769014 gene encoding uncharacterized protein LOC142769014 yields MDVVEVEGEDIRLEDFGEGAGWCSVKRTKQADGASESAQDQKTETQQPVAAAETTGIAPDTATAAQNKKKCARYLQHLAKASRMPELPPDDYRIIVRPRGGFNGAEYKIDRIYCCLRNAAGIGREAAREASICLNVKQNVVVLSTPSADRAKRYGAISKLCIGNLEFEANAYQAAPEKTSKGLIRNISKDESPEDIVNNLVTQRNPGVLHAKRMGTTDNIIVLFDGFHVPRHVYYGPMLVRCSLYRKHIDVCYACGRLGHRSDVCPNPADKICRGCGSSNPPSDHRCEPRCQLCGKDHLTGDRVCKARYKTPYIVKRRRLERKRREEEQAAAASDSIYNSGISTEGNGGYYNHYPAFDSHSFNATRKGRSTSRDARGGGGKSRSRSRSRTPRPRSMSKTRGGAVPGAAAVNQGTQQSQQHQTWRQPQQQGPMGTWQQAEDAARVQGLSAAI; encoded by the exons ATGGATGTCGTAGAGGTAGAAGGAGAGGACATTCGGCTGGAAGATTTCGGCGAGGGAGCAGGATGGTGCAGCGTAAAGAGAACGAAACAGGCCGACGGCGCGTCCGAGTCGGCGCAAGACCAGAAGACGGAGACGCAGCAACCGGTGGCTGCCGCGGAGACTACAGGGATTGCCCCGGATACTGCCACAGcggcgcagaataaaaagaagtgtgctcgttacttgcagcacctcgctaaggcgagccgaatgccagagctaccgcccgatgactacaggatcattgtgcgcccccgcggcggattcaacggggctgaatacaagatagatcgcatttactgctgccttcgtaacgcggcaggtatcggtagagaagcggctagagaggccagcatctgcctcaacgttaaacagaacgtcgtggtgctcagcactccgtccgcggacagagccaaacgctacggagccatcagcaagctttgcatcgggaacctagagttcgaggcgaacgcctatcaggccgccccggagaagacttccaagggcctgattaggaacatttccaaagacgagagcccggaggacatcgttaacaacctagtgacgcagcgcaaccccggcgtgctgcatgccaagcgaatgggcaccacggacaacatcatcgtattgttcgacggtttccatgttcccagacacgtatactatggacctatgcttgtgagatgctccctctacagaaagcacatcgacgtgtgctacgcgtgcgggAGGCTGGGCCATCGCTCCGACGTGTGTCCCAACCCTGCCGACAAGATTTGCCGTGGCTGCGGAAGCAGTAACCCACCGTCTGACCATCGCTGCGAGCCGCGGTGTCAACTGTGTGGCAAGGATCATCTCACGGGTGACCGCGTCTGCAAGGCGAGATACAAGACTCCTTACATAGTCAAGCGTCGCCGCCTAGAGCGAAAGCGGCGTGAAGAAGAGCAAGCGGCCGCAGCGTCCGACAGCATCTACAACAGCGGCATTAGCACCGAAGGCAACGGAGGTTACTACAATCATTATCCGGCGTTTGACAGTCATTCATTCAACGCCACCCGAAAAGGACGCTCAacaagccgagacgcgagaggcggcggcggtaaatcccggtcccgctctcgcagccggacaccaaggccgagaagcatgtcgaagacgcgcggtggcgccgttccgggcgccgcagctgtcaaccaaggcacccaacaaagtcagcagcatcagacgtggcggcaaccgcaacaacaaggacccatgggcacatggcagcag gccgaagatgccgcccgagttcagggactcagcgccgccatctga